ACCCATAAAGATAAATTAAAAGTCAGTTCCGAGTCTGAATCAGAACGACTGAACATTGGTTTTCATTATGTGTAATGCATTAGAGCGCTCGAATCAAATACCGTAATGACATAGGCTACCATACAGCCCAGTTGGCCAGTATACATACCAACCTAAAACGTCAGTGTTAAAATACGTTAGAACGATAAAAGAACGTTAAATCCTACCTGAAATCTGTCACTCGTTAGTGCGTTCGAGCTGAATTGGATGTACACACGCACACTGTGCAGCAGCAGTCCTGCCTCCACCGTATCAAGCCCCTCCTACTTCTGTGCGCAGAAAAGAGGAAGCGCGTCACACACTCGCGCTCCATACATTTGGATCCAGCCTCTCTTTACCATAAAGTAGGTTGACAATTGTAGCAGTACGTATGAACACCGAAGCACTTGGCGCATCTTCAGCAGCACTACTTATACAGTAAtgtaatgcgtgtgtgtgtgcgtgtgagggatggatggagggagaatgagtaggtgagaaagagagaggggggattatGTGCATGCATGATGCATGTGTGTCCTCTCAAATGGATGGAATTTGAAACATAATGAATTTGAAACATAATGAAAACACACTCCCTGGTAATGGGCTAATGTAGCGttggttggagtcatttagcATTCTATTAGTAAATATGTGTTCATTAGCTTAGGCATACATGAAGCACAAAACGTAATTTGATTTATTTAGAGAAACCATTGCTCATATCATATTATTTAAATGTCTGCTGTAATGAATCTGACATGGAAATGGTAAAGCAACTTATGATTGCACTCCATTTTGTAAACTCTGGCCCACTCTACAATAGACCTACAATATGTTTAGACAGTTGCCCAAAACTCCAGCAGGTAACTACAATAAACACTTTGCAGTGTGTTGTGCTATAGCTTACCTGTATAGTAATGTTGTAACAGGAATTGTATTGTATGAGCCTTGTTATTATGTAAAACAATAGGGGGTCCAGGGTAGCCAAGGAAGATGTAGGAACGCAGGCTTACAACATCTTCAATTGCATAGGGGCCTAATGGTTTATTTACTGTGACAGAGTCCAGAGGGGTaaactacaaagcaggatcaaggaCTTAGCCAGCTACCTTGGCAAAATATTCTGAAATAACATGATAAGCTTGAAATAAGATAAGCTTCAAATTGTCATGGTCTAATTGACTCAACAACCATCCacgcagacagtgtggtgaagaaggcacaatagcacctcttcaacctcaggaggctgaagaaatttggcttggccccccttgccacagcctgttcaccgcTCTACCATCTATAAGGCgtagacagtacaggtgcatcaaagctgggacagagagactgaaaaacagcttctatctccaggccatgactgttaaacagtcatcactagcaGGCCTCCGCCCAgtgccctgccctgaactttattCACAGTTACTAGCCGGTTACCAACtggtactcaaccctgcaccttagagactgttgccCTATGTACATCGTCATTGAATACtggtcattttaataatgtttacctactgttttaccccttcacatgtactgtatgtactgtattctagtcaaggcctatcctatataactacttctgtacacaccttttctattcatatactgcccataatgtctatacacaccataatatacactgagcgtacaaaacattatcAACATTAGTTGTATAAACATTTTAAGATACTTAAACAGCGCAATACAAATGGCACAGCTCACAGCTGTGAGCTACATTAGGCCTATAGCCCCACTCTGTTACAGAAACTATAGCAGACTGCCACACAAAAGGGAAACTGCATATCCCTTCCTTGGGCAATGCCGTCCGATCAAATAACATGGGTACATTTTCTTCAACCTCACAACAGGTAAGTAGGCTAGCCTATAATGATAAACCCTTTATAATAAACTTATTAACGCACACCCAATAATAAACATAATTTAATATTAGGCGAAGTGACGTTCTCCAATGACGTCACACCAATCAATAACAGTGAGCACCTGTGGTTAGGACGCCCTTTGGCAGTGCGCGTTGGGATGAATAGCTGTTCCGATCCAGAAGTAACCAGGAGTTTGAAATGTTCTTCAGACAGAGTTAAAGGGAAAATCCACTCAAAAACTACCTTTTGGTATTTTAtttattagtccactgttgataaaGTCCCAAAACGTTTTGCATGCCAGACGTCAACTTTTCAAGATATTGggctttcaagaagcaaagtgtcaccggCCGCATCCCCATATCATGATGATGTGGCTGGTGACAGGATGATGTAGCTGGTGGCCTAATATATCTGTTTGTAAGTCAATTTCTGTTTTGTGCAAGGGCTTTTGCCCGCTTTAGTCAATTCTTGTAGAGTGGAGTGTCTCCAATTGGTTTTTAGCCTTCCCTGCTTTCTCTTTCCTTGTGGGTTGTAGTAGTCCAGTTACTGTATGTCCATTGTGTTTTTCATGAGTATGTGTCTATTTTAAATGGCCATTATATCCTCCGTACATAACGTAGGCAGTTGTCGATGAAGACTTGTAGTTTATTGATTAGGGGTTGTGTGGTTGTTCAGGGTTCGCGTCACATTTGTGTTGAGGATGTGGATCTTCGTGTTAGTGGAGAGCTGTGATGAGGCCTGGTTACAGAACACCCCATATTGGCCCCTTCTATGTGACGCATTGCAGCGTCCCTTCAGGATATGAAAGAACAGTATCCCTGATATCGTAGTACTTCCTCAGGTAGGCCAGGTAGAGGTTTCCACCATTCTACATAGGGCTCACACAGATCAGATCTCACACAGATCAGATCTGTGTGAGACAAATTTAAGACAAATGTATATTTTCTACCTAGCTAGATGCTGCCATCTGTTGGCTGCAGTGAATGAACACGCAGACAGCCTGGTGACTGAAAGCCTGTTACATACTCTGAAGGGGGAATACATTATCCTACAGAATGTGACCTCCTGTTTGGAATGAAAGGGCATAGTATTACTTTTAGATGGAAAACAGGTTATGTTTTGAGGTGACCCTCAAACACATGTACATCATTACATGGCAGCACCGGATGATTATTGCTGCCAGATCCAGCTCACTGGGGCAAGGGTCACATACATTTGGTTAAGTTAATAAGACAACTGGTATCACACTTCCGTTTCTGAGGCAAAAAACCCTCATTCACCTTAGTTTAGCTAAAAATATAACATTTAAGTGAATTATGAATCGTattagttaaaaaaatatatatatcgaaTAGGATGAGACGATGAAAAGTATAGTCTTTGAAACCCAAAAGCAAATCTGAATAGATCATAAGGGATGTTGACTTGATTTGATCTTGAAGCACTCTGCCCTTTTTCTCCACTGTCTGAAATCCGTGTAAAAGGTGCAGCTGACGAAACCACAATAAGTTTGGACCTTTAAAAACCACGTTTCTAAGAACTTTACATTTTATCTCTTGAGATAGCATTAGGTATGATCCCACCATCTGTCTAATGGTGTGGTTGCACAGAGTTACTAAGCTACTCCACTTGAACTTTGGCCATTAGAGAACTGAACTTTTTCTAACGAAACCCAGAGAGGAAAGTCAAAGGGAATATCCAAGCTGTACTGTAGCTTTATACTGTATACTAATCAACCTACACAATGTAAATTTACCATTTAACACCATGCCTTTTGAGGTGTGACATGGTTTTAATAAGAATTGAATGATCCGTGATCTCTATGGGTAAAGTATTGGAGGTGTCCATGCTGCTCCACTGGCTCTCATCTTCTTTTACTGTCCAAAATAGAATAGTTTTTATGGCAGAAAAGCTGATCCTTCTCCTACCACAAGAGGGTACCTCTGGCATGAATTAAGACAGGTTGCATTGTGTAGACCTGTTAGACTTCTGTTTTAATTTCAAAGTGTCTCAAATAATGTGAGAACGTGATCTGTTTTGTCTTCAAAGTAGCATTGTGTTTTGGAGTTGCTCAACAAGTCCAGTTATAACTGTTGTAATCTTCATGTCAATATCACAGTCATTAtactgggctcctgagtggcgcagcggtctaagccactgcatctcagtgcaaggttcaaatccaggctgtatcacatctggctgtgattgggagtcccatagggcggtgcaaaatttgcccagcgtcgtccaggtttggccggagtaggctgttattgtaattaagcatttgttcttaattaactgacttgcctagttaaataaaggttacatttaatttaaaaaaatacaaatacatgggCTACAGTAAGGTTGTGACCTGTATAGAAAATACTTATAGCAGGTATTGAGTATTCATGTGATTTGAAATGATAGTGTGTTGCATTCAAAATCGCTAAGAGGATGACAAACAAACCTGTCGGATATTGTGATTTCAGTGTGTGGCTTTGCAACATCTATACACTTAGGCTATTTTTACAGTGACTCAGTTCTTTAGTATTGATATGAAAGGGACACATGTATGTGGATTTAACAAATATTCTCAGCAACATAAATAGACAAAGATTCACTTGACTTAATGACTAGGTATTGACGTCAATAATAAATCAAGCAAATATTAAAGTGTCTTAAGCAAGCAATAGTTTCTTCCTGTAATTAATTGATGTAGAGACGTTTGACTCCTATTCTATTCAACAAAATTCACCAAAAGGCCTCAGCCATAATCTTATAATTTCACTTTATTTGTGTGAACAACCCAAAGTTACATTTCCTCGCTCATCTGCATAAATGGAAATCAAACAAACAATTAACATGTATTCCTTTGGTCAAATACACGTGTTCAATTTGAAAGTAGTTCAGTTGGCCTTTCCCCCTACTGTTGTGGCTTGGGTGTCTCCATGGGAACGGGtgaccaaagagagagggaggttctTGTCCGAGCACTGAAGGGTGTGTGGAAGTCATCCTGGTCTCCTCCCCATCACCCAGCCATATTTAAACAGCCTGCAGCTCTCTGCCAGTCGCTTACAGAGGAGCTGGTCTTAACAAGAGAGAGCCTGAGCCTGCTACTTATAGAGAGCCTCAGCTATTGCTTATAAGACCTTTACTATTACAATAAATATCTATCTCACAAACCTGTCTGTAAGGACACAGTGTTGGATTTGATCACATCTCATTCACAAAAGGTAAGCTTAACTTCAATATTTACCTTTTCTCAATGCTTTTAATATAAAGTTGGATTTGTGTTTATAAAAAGTATTTAActtgttttctttaaaaaaaaaattgatttgattgCCTGTGATTTGGGTCCATTTCTGTTATCTAATGAGGATTTCCTTTTCCTTTTGCACTTTCCAAGCCCTGTCGAAGAACTAATGTGGGTGGTGGAGAAGATCCGTGTGTCCGCGGAGAGACCCAACCTGCCTCTTCCCTCAACGGAATATAGCTTCAGGATCGGAGACATGTTTGGAGAGAAAGTTGACAAACACAAGAAACTTTCCCTGTGTCCTAACGTCATCACCCCAGACACTATCCCAGAGTTCTGCATCCCTCCTAAGATCCCACCCTTACAGGAGGCGAAGGGTAAAGAGCAGAGCCGCCAGGCCCCCATCATCAGAGTGTCCCTGTTTGAGCGGGAAAGGGGGATCCCTAAGAAAGAGGCCCCAGCACAAGAGCTCATCAGTCCACACATCATCCAGGTGGAGAGTGTGGACGAGGGCCCCTATGACTGTAATGATGAGGAGACCACCAACGCAGACCCTCAGAGCCAGGCAGCCCTCTCCCTGCCCCACATGGCCAAAGCCCAGACCTGCTACGGCTTCTGTACCCTGCTGGAGAGCCCCCACACCAGGAGGAAGGAGTCCCTGTTCCACAATGACCCTGGGTCCTGTGGCACACCGCTGCTGCTCCCCAGGAGCAGGTCCAACACCGTCTTGtcatcctccccttcctccttcaGTCTCCACACCCTGACCTCCAGACTGTCCCCCAGAGGTTATACCCTCAACAGACAGGGCACACTGGACAGCGACACCACCTCGTCAGCTGAGTCATCCCCTTTCAGCTCCCCAATGCTGAGCAGGTCCCCACCTAAGTCTTCCCTCTTCAAAACACTGAGTCAtgaaaggcttctctccagaaACATCAGAAAGACTGTGGTGTCCAGAAACAACTCCCTGTCGACAGACGAGGGCAGCTCCACGGACAATAGCCCCAACGTCATAAGGAGGGCGTCAGAGGGGCTGGTAGAGGGCCTTCCACCAAGCTTTGGTCTGGCTCCTCCTACCATCTTCCCCACAGACTTGGTTCTGCACAGGGAAAGGGTGATGAGGGAGAGTTTGATCCCAATAGGGAAGGATGGCCTCCTGCGTCTCTCTGCAGAGTACTGTCCTGATAACCAGAGGCTGCGGGTGCGGCTCATCAGTGCTGAGGGGCTATATACTCGTTCGGTGGACCCCAAGAGTATAAACTGCAGTTTCAGCCTCTCCCTGGTGCCTGGAAAGGTCCAAAAGCAGCGTAGCACAGTCATCAGGAAGTGTCATAACCCCATCTTCAATGAGGACTTTTTCTTTGATGCTATCTCAGACCTCGGCCAACGCTCCCTGAGATTTAAAGTTGTCAATAAAATGTCCACTATGAAAAGAGACTATATTCTGGGGGATGTTGAACTTCCACTAACAAGCATTATCACtttataagttaaataatttgTATTAATTATTGActtgaattgtatttattttaattttattctgTGAGTAGAGATTTCATTAAACCCTTTAAAAATATCTGTTTCCTTATATTTATTTTATCTAAAAGGGCAGTCTTGGAGTACATCTGTTGCAAGCAATAATGCATTTCATATGGATTTCACATTTCAACTGAATATTGAAAGTCCAATATCATCCTTTTACCAGAGCTCATATCACATCGTTCACAATATCTTGTAGACCTATAAAATTTTTTTGCATTCCGGCAATAATCCCTCTAGGTTCCTCTTACTATTCATCCTCATTCAGAAACATGGGTGACGATCTATTTTTAGTGAACCTCTTTGTCAGCAGGGGAAGGTGTAAACATGACCATCATGTGCTAATGTGAGAGACTCGGTTTCTCTTTTTTTCCCCTAAGCCTGTAGTTTCTTACTGACCTTTGCATGGATTAGAATATCAGTGGTAACCAGGAACCTTGCTGGGCAGTGCTAATGACCAGTTCTGAAAACGCATATCCACTTACCTTGTACAAACCCTATTTATCGGAAATCTATGAGTTAATcagaaaatgaaaaacagaaaataGCACCATCTTTTAATTGAGATGCTGCCCCCTTTTATTATTAATGTATTCTGGGATAACACGACTCTGTGAAAGCTGTAATTTTCCAGGGCACAAGCATATTGATCTTAAGTTACACTGGTCTGGAGCACATGCCATTACGATGTGCACTACCACAGCCCTCTGCCGTCTAGGCATTCAAGCAGTAGGAAAACCTGGAATGATGTTGAGTGTTTAGCACCCCCATACACTTTTTCTGCTTCCCATGCTAATTTCTCTTATGACCGTGGGTGATCGTGGGTCCGATTCCCGCTGGGTCCATCCATACGGATATTGTATACCCATATGAGTAAATTTATTTGGATAACGAAAAGCTAGCTGACATGGGCGAGTTGATccggacatttctgacaagttataaataacgCACTAAGGTCTGCAGTGACTAACATGACAAGAATAAAACTattgatgcactacccaatttcaaaattgcaccctgtaaataaggtatttctgttttttattgtaatacatttgcaaacatttctaaaggtGGGGATTCAGTCCGGCTTTCAACATACTCCTGAAAGTTAaactattacaactttcaggaGTATTTTGAAAGCCGGACTGAATCCCCACCCTTAgaaagttttgcaaatgtattacaaataaaaaacagaaataccttatttacatattaagatcctatgctaaaataatcaaaattgagctcaggtgcatcctgtttccattgatcatccttgagatgtttctacaacttgattggagtccacctgtattaaattaaattgatcggacatgatttggaaaggcacacacctgtctatataaggtcccacagttgacagtgcatatcagagcaaaaaccaagccatgtggtcgaaggaattgtccgtagagctccgagacaggattgtgccgaggcacagttctggggaagggtaccaaaaaatgtctgcagcaataTCCTATCTCGGCGCAAGAACACAgtagtctccatcattcttaaatgaaagaagtttggaaccaccaagactcctcctagagctagccgccaaactgaggaatcgggggagaagggccttggtcagggaggtgaccaagaacccgatggttactcctcagtaaaagccacatgacagcccgcttggagtttgccaaaaggcacctaaacgactctcagaccatgagaaacaagattctctggtctgatgaaacctagattgaactctttggcctgaatgccaagtgtcacatctggaggaaacctggcatcatcccaacggtgaagcatggtggtggcagcatcatgctgtggggatgtttttcagggactgggagactagtcaggatcaaggaaaagatgagaaatccttgatgaaaacctgctcaggacctcagactagggcgacggttcaccttccaacaggacaacgaccctaagcacacagccaagacaacacaagagtggcttcggaacaagtctctgaatgtccttgagtggcctaaacagagcccggacttgaacccaatctctggagagtcctgaaaatagttctgtagcgacgctccccatccaacctgacagagcttgagaggatctgcagagaagaatgggagaaactccccaaatacaggtgtgctaagcttgtagcgtcatacccaagaatactcaaggctgtaatcgctgccataaAACATGTTATTCAGCTGCAAcatagagagcatcctgactggttgcatcactgcctggtacggtaattgctcggcctccaaccgcaaggcactacagagggtagtgcgtacggcccagtacatcactggggctaagctgcctgccatccaggacctctacaccaggcagtgtccgaggaaggccctaaaaattgtcaaagaccccagccaccctagtcatagactgttctctctactaccgcatggcaagtggtaccggagtgccaagtctaggacaaaaaggcttcttaacagtttttacccccaagccataagactcctgaacaggtaatcaaattgctacccggactattttcaTTGTACgcaccccaacccctcttttacactgctgctactctctgtttatcatatatgcacagtcactttaactatacattcatacattcatactacctcaattggcccgaccaaccattgctcctgcacattggctaaccgggctatttgCATTGGGTCCCGCcgcccaccacccgccaaccactctttacactactgctactctctgtttatcatatatgcatagtcactttaaccatatctacatgtacatactacctcaatcagcctgagtaactggtgtctgtatgtagcctcgctacttttatagccttgctactgtttttcactgtctttttactgttgtttttatttctttacttacctattgttctcct
The Salmo salar chromosome ssa16, Ssal_v3.1, whole genome shotgun sequence DNA segment above includes these coding regions:
- the LOC106573529 gene encoding C2 calcium-dependent domain-containing protein 4C is translated as MWVVEKIRVSAERPNLPLPSTEYSFRIGDMFGEKVDKHKKLSLCPNVITPDTIPEFCIPPKIPPLQEAKGKEQSRQAPIIRVSLFERERGIPKKEAPAQELISPHIIQVESVDEGPYDCNDEETTNADPQSQAALSLPHMAKAQTCYGFCTLLESPHTRRKESLFHNDPGSCGTPLLLPRSRSNTVLSSSPSSFSLHTLTSRLSPRGYTLNRQGTLDSDTTSSAESSPFSSPMLSRSPPKSSLFKTLSHERLLSRNIRKTVVSRNNSLSTDEGSSTDNSPNVIRRASEGLVEGLPPSFGLAPPTIFPTDLVLHRERVMRESLIPIGKDGLLRLSAEYCPDNQRLRVRLISAEGLYTRSVDPKSINCSFSLSLVPGKVQKQRSTVIRKCHNPIFNEDFFFDAISDLGQRSLRFKVVNKMSTMKRDYILGDVELPLTSIITL